In Fusobacterium sp. IOR10, the following proteins share a genomic window:
- a CDS encoding uracil-DNA glycosylase family protein: MNLEKLKEECKNCHKCNLSKTRNRMVFGNGNPNATIMLIGEGPGKQEDLSGEVFVGQAGHLLDKMLKAIDLKREDIYIGNIVKCRPPGNRDPFPEEQQACIEYLRNQVRIIKPKILVCLGRVAGTRIIHPNFKITMEHGTWIKRGDFWIIGTYHPAALLYDPSKKRDAWEDLKKIKEKLESLK, translated from the coding sequence ATAAATGTAATTTGTCTAAAACTAGAAACAGAATGGTTTTTGGAAATGGAAATCCAAATGCTACTATTATGCTTATAGGGGAAGGTCCAGGAAAGCAAGAGGATTTATCAGGGGAAGTCTTTGTAGGTCAAGCAGGGCATCTTTTGGATAAGATGTTAAAAGCTATTGACTTAAAAAGAGAAGACATTTATATTGGAAATATAGTTAAATGTAGACCTCCTGGTAATAGGGACCCTTTTCCTGAGGAGCAACAAGCTTGTATAGAATATTTACGAAATCAAGTTAGGATCATTAAACCAAAAATATTAGTTTGTTTAGGGAGGGTAGCAGGAACTAGAATAATTCATCCTAATTTTAAAATAACAATGGAACATGGAACATGGATTAAACGGGGTGATTTTTGGATTATAGGAACCTATCATCCTGCAGCTTTGCTATATGATCCAAGTAAAAAAAGAGATGCTTGGGAAGATTTGAAAAAAATAAAAGAAAAGTTAGAAAGCTTAAAATAA
- a CDS encoding AI-2E family transporter has protein sequence MKRKNFLPFFMLGLLIVTVQSLFQNTSSLTNVLGLIINYIRPFIYGIFIAIIINPMVEFIEKKFKISKGISLFISMIFIILFFVGVIFLILPSIVDSFKEISNQMPTFKIRFTKYLENILAFLKEKNLLIMNIDQAKNTIEDFFIKNISNIRNFILSFSLNIIDLVMEAFIILLGGFIAMYFILEKSYFTTFIKRIIFLIFDEKKSQEGYEFLIKCKNIFLKYLQGRTIVSIAVGIIAYIIMRIFKVPYASINAIMLGIGNMIPYFGSLIAGTIAFILVVLVAPIKVLYVFLAIFIAQMVDGYIIGPKILGESVGLSSFWIVTSIIIMGNIMGTLGMFLGVPIFAILKLIYIHLLEAKKEKN, from the coding sequence ATGAAAAGAAAAAATTTTTTACCTTTTTTTATGTTAGGATTACTTATTGTAACTGTCCAATCATTATTTCAAAACACTTCCTCTTTAACTAACGTTTTAGGATTAATTATAAATTACATAAGACCATTTATTTATGGAATTTTCATTGCAATAATTATAAATCCTATGGTAGAATTTATAGAGAAAAAATTTAAAATTTCCAAAGGAATATCTCTTTTTATTTCCATGATATTTATAATATTGTTTTTTGTAGGGGTTATCTTTTTAATTCTTCCAAGTATTGTTGACAGTTTTAAAGAGATTTCAAATCAAATGCCTACATTTAAAATTAGATTTACTAAGTATCTTGAAAATATTTTAGCTTTTTTAAAGGAAAAAAATCTTTTAATTATGAATATTGACCAAGCTAAAAATACAATTGAGGACTTTTTCATTAAAAATATTTCAAATATAAGAAATTTTATATTATCCTTTAGTTTAAATATAATTGATTTAGTTATGGAAGCTTTTATAATTTTACTTGGAGGATTTATTGCTATGTACTTTATTCTTGAAAAATCATATTTTACAACCTTTATTAAAAGAATTATTTTCCTAATTTTTGATGAGAAAAAATCCCAAGAGGGATATGAATTTTTAATAAAATGTAAAAATATATTTCTAAAATATTTACAAGGTCGTACTATAGTATCAATTGCTGTCGGAATTATAGCTTATATTATTATGAGAATATTTAAAGTTCCCTATGCTTCCATCAATGCAATTATGTTAGGTATAGGTAATATGATTCCATATTTTGGATCTTTAATTGCTGGAACAATTGCATTTATTTTGGTAGTCCTAGTGGCTCCTATAAAAGTGCTATATGTTTTTTTAGCAATATTTATAGCACAAATGGTTGATGGTTATATTATTGGACCTAAAATACTAGGGGAAAGCGTAGGACTTAGTTCATTTTGGATTGTTACATCAATTATAATAATGGGAAATATTATGGGAACCTTGGGAATGTTCTTAGGAGTTCCTATATTTGCTATTTTAAAATTAATTTATATACATTTATTAGAGGCAAAAAAAGAAAAGAATTAG
- a CDS encoding class I SAM-dependent RNA methyltransferase, producing MKEYTIIASSTMGLESLVRDECKELGFKDIETFNGKIQFKGTLKDVVKANLHLRCADRVFIKMGEFKAYTFEELFQHIKKINWSEFIEKDGEFPISWVSAVKCTLFSKSDIQRISKKAMVDNLSEVYGIDQFPETGAKFKIKIQGNKDLFNVMIDTSGEGLHRRGYRALINEAPLKETMAAALVKLTRWKGGERPFIDPMCGTGTLAIEAAMIARNVAPGVNRNFVSEEWKIIPRDLWIDARDEAFSNEDLDKEVKIYASDIDPETIEIAIENAKKAGVEDDIIFETKNFLELESPSETGCIVSNPPYGERLLNDDKVERLYGLLGDVCTKRFPKWSYYIITSYRNFEGSFGKRCTKNRKLYNGGIECHYYQYFGAK from the coding sequence ATGAAAGAATACACAATAATTGCATCATCTACAATGGGTCTTGAAAGTCTTGTGAGAGATGAATGCAAGGAGTTAGGTTTTAAAGACATTGAAACATTCAATGGTAAAATTCAGTTTAAAGGAACTTTAAAAGACGTTGTAAAGGCAAATCTTCATTTAAGATGTGCTGATAGAGTTTTTATAAAAATGGGTGAATTTAAAGCTTATACCTTTGAAGAATTATTTCAACATATAAAAAAAATAAATTGGAGTGAATTTATAGAAAAAGATGGGGAATTTCCAATTAGTTGGGTAAGTGCTGTTAAATGTACATTATTTTCAAAATCTGATATTCAAAGAATATCAAAAAAAGCCATGGTTGATAATTTAAGTGAAGTATATGGTATTGACCAATTCCCTGAAACTGGAGCTAAATTTAAAATTAAGATACAAGGAAACAAGGATCTTTTCAATGTTATGATAGATACATCTGGAGAAGGACTTCATAGAAGAGGTTATAGAGCTTTAATTAATGAGGCTCCTTTAAAGGAAACTATGGCTGCTGCCCTAGTTAAGCTTACTAGATGGAAAGGTGGAGAAAGACCTTTCATAGATCCAATGTGTGGTACTGGAACCCTTGCTATAGAAGCTGCTATGATAGCTAGAAATGTTGCCCCTGGGGTAAATAGAAATTTTGTCAGTGAAGAATGGAAAATAATTCCTAGAGATCTATGGATTGATGCTAGGGACGAGGCTTTTTCAAATGAGGATTTAGACAAGGAAGTTAAAATTTATGCTTCTGATATTGATCCTGAAACTATTGAAATTGCCATTGAAAATGCTAAAAAAGCTGGAGTGGAAGATGATATTATCTTTGAAACTAAAAACTTTTTAGAATTGGAGTCACCTAGTGAAACAGGATGCATTGTTTCTAACCCTCCTTATGGAGAAAGACTTTTAAATGATGATAAAGTTGAAAGACTATATGGATTACTTGGAGATGTATGCACTAAAAGATTCCCTAAATGGTCTTATTATATAATCACATCATACAGAAATTTCGAAGGATCTTTTGGAAAAAGATGTACTAAAAATAGAAAACTTTATAATGGTGGAATAGAATGTCATTATTATCAATATTTTGGAGCTAAATAA
- a CDS encoding phosphatidylserine decarboxylase produces MNFEKIKYKDRKTSEILTEDVPGEKFLKFLYYNPFGKLALNLIVKRKFLSSLYGRKMNSHKSVNLIENFVKTYNINMEESVKKIHEFTSFNDFFIRKLKPESRKIDFNKNTLVSPCDGKIFALERINDSSKFFLKGDEFSLGEFFKDEKLAKKFFSGTMLIIRLAPVDYHRYHFPCEGKILPSKLIGGNYFSVSPHAIKQNFRIFCENKREFSILKSKNFGDVCIAEIGATMVGGIVQTYKANSMVKKGEEKGYFYFGGSTVILLIEKNKIIIDEDILENSNRGIETQIKMGEKVGISI; encoded by the coding sequence ATGAATTTTGAAAAAATAAAATATAAAGATAGAAAGACCAGTGAAATATTAACAGAGGATGTTCCTGGGGAAAAGTTTTTAAAGTTTTTGTATTACAATCCCTTTGGGAAACTAGCTTTAAATTTAATAGTTAAAAGAAAATTTTTATCTAGCCTATATGGGAGAAAAATGAATTCTCACAAATCTGTTAATTTAATAGAGAATTTTGTGAAAACTTATAATATTAATATGGAAGAATCTGTAAAAAAAATTCATGAATTTACATCTTTCAATGATTTTTTTATCAGAAAATTAAAACCTGAGTCTAGAAAAATAGACTTTAATAAAAATACTTTAGTTAGTCCCTGTGATGGGAAAATTTTTGCTTTGGAACGTATTAATGACAGTTCTAAATTTTTCTTAAAGGGAGATGAATTTAGTTTAGGAGAGTTTTTTAAAGATGAGAAGCTTGCTAAAAAGTTTTTTAGTGGAACTATGCTTATAATTAGACTTGCTCCTGTTGACTATCATAGATATCATTTTCCTTGTGAAGGAAAAATTTTACCAAGTAAACTAATAGGTGGAAATTATTTTTCTGTTTCTCCCCATGCAATAAAACAAAATTTTAGAATTTTTTGTGAAAATAAAAGAGAATTTTCTATTTTAAAATCTAAAAATTTTGGAGATGTTTGTATAGCTGAAATTGGAGCTACTATGGTTGGAGGAATTGTGCAAACATACAAGGCTAACTCAATGGTTAAAAAAGGTGAGGAAAAGGGTTATTTTTATTTTGGAGGCTCTACAGTTATCTTACTTATTGAAAAAAATAAAATAATTATTGATGAAGACATTTTAGAAAACAGCAACAGAGGAATTGAAACTCAAATTAAAATGGGTGAAAAAGTGGGAATTAGTATTTAG
- a CDS encoding cupin domain-containing protein: MELVKNLEKAKVFKAKELINYNEKKVTSLNLVQKPGLNLTVISVDEGEELSTHTASGDAIAMILEGQAQITIDGKVNIVKEGEGILMPAGLPHGLKALTKFKMWLTVVK, from the coding sequence ATGGAATTAGTAAAAAATTTAGAAAAAGCAAAGGTATTTAAAGCAAAGGAATTAATAAATTATAATGAAAAAAAAGTCACAAGTTTAAATCTTGTTCAAAAACCTGGATTGAACTTAACTGTTATTTCAGTTGATGAGGGGGAAGAGCTTAGCACTCATACTGCTTCAGGGGATGCTATTGCTATGATACTAGAAGGACAAGCACAAATAACAATAGATGGTAAGGTAAATATTGTAAAAGAGGGAGAAGGTATCCTTATGCCTGCAGGATTGCCCCATGGATTAAAAGCCTTAACAAAATTTAAAATGTGGTTAACTGTTGTCAAATAA
- a CDS encoding cupin domain-containing protein gives MKGLKNLPIDNPKKLGDLINSEKNQVVSMSLSNSEYSHMMLFSFPQGEMLEEEKYPLNTMYLAVEGEVIIKQGDKINILKEGEVFMVPADVFHEIGGKKAFKLLQINI, from the coding sequence ATGAAAGGACTTAAAAATTTACCAATAGATAATCCTAAAAAATTAGGAGATTTAATTAACTCTGAAAAAAATCAAGTTGTCAGTATGTCTCTTTCTAACAGTGAATATTCCCATATGATGCTCTTTAGTTTTCCACAGGGAGAAATGTTAGAAGAGGAAAAATATCCTTTAAATACTATGTACTTAGCAGTTGAAGGGGAAGTAATAATAAAGCAAGGTGATAAAATTAATATACTAAAAGAAGGGGAAGTTTTCATGGTTCCTGCTGATGTTTTCCATGAAATAGGTGGAAAAAAAGCTTTTAAACTTCTACAAATAAATATTTAA
- a CDS encoding peptidylprolyl isomerase: MNLNAKIITDRGEINIKLFPETAPFTVLNFVHLSQLGYYDGLKFHRVISDFMIQGGDPEGTGAGGPGYQFADEFTKEVVFDKPGLLAMANAGKNTNGSQFFITHVETPWLNHKHTIFGEVISEEDQKVVNAVKQGDTITKIEITGDIDSLYTEEVKETVAQIDANLKDRFPNLKY; the protein is encoded by the coding sequence ATTAATTTAAATGCAAAAATTATAACTGATAGAGGAGAAATAAATATTAAATTATTTCCAGAAACTGCTCCTTTCACTGTTTTAAACTTTGTACATTTATCACAATTAGGTTATTATGACGGTTTAAAATTCCATAGAGTTATTTCTGACTTTATGATTCAAGGGGGAGATCCTGAAGGAACTGGTGCAGGGGGACCTGGTTATCAATTTGCTGATGAATTTACTAAAGAAGTTGTTTTTGATAAACCTGGACTTTTAGCAATGGCAAATGCTGGAAAAAATACCAACGGTTCTCAATTTTTCATAACTCATGTTGAAACTCCTTGGCTTAACCATAAACATACTATTTTTGGTGAAGTTATTAGTGAAGAAGACCAAAAAGTTGTAAATGCTGTTAAACAAGGTGATACAATTACAAAAATAGAAATTACTGGAGATATTGATTCTCTTTACACTGAAGAAGTAAAAGAAACTGTTGCTCAAATTGATGCTAATTTAAAAGACAGATTTCCTAATTTAAAATATTAG
- a CDS encoding NusG domain II-containing protein, giving the protein MRRKPCYFKKCDLIIYFFISLIFFLGITYALSLKVQRGEKVEIYVNNQLKYVYPLIKEKKNYFIDTNIGGVNVEFVNMKVRVTSSNSPLKICVKQGFISKSGQTIIGIPDKLLIKITGEPENDLDGIAR; this is encoded by the coding sequence GTGAGAAGAAAACCTTGTTATTTTAAAAAATGTGATTTAATTATATATTTTTTTATTTCTTTAATATTTTTTTTAGGAATAACCTATGCTTTATCTTTAAAAGTACAAAGGGGAGAAAAGGTAGAAATATACGTAAATAACCAATTAAAGTATGTTTACCCCCTTATAAAAGAGAAAAAAAATTATTTTATAGATACAAATATAGGGGGAGTTAATGTGGAATTTGTTAATATGAAAGTTCGAGTAACATCCTCTAATTCTCCACTGAAAATTTGTGTGAAACAAGGGTTCATATCAAAATCAGGTCAAACTATAATAGGTATCCCAGATAAGCTTCTTATTAAAATTACAGGGGAACCTGAAAATGATTTAGATGGAATCGCTAGATAA